The Solibacillus daqui genome has a segment encoding these proteins:
- a CDS encoding methyl-accepting chemotaxis protein, producing the protein MKKLLGNLKIVTKIGILIPIITIFLVSMSIINYLGASNELENSIENEMSLLSDNVSNSVENKLYSHKQLMYSAKSAIESIDKPMKREQFVRFVEQLLPSNKETYGMGFWLEKDVANGELFGPYAHKDGEKVIYTDIYEDPSYDFHTQEWYTNSLKSAEVTYTEPYFDEALGEMFISFGIQLVKGNEPIGVITADYVLNSIQSIVSDVTIRESGYAFLMEDSGKFLTHPDPEKVNNETVQNYLNMPIEKLANVEDLIEITIDDEEYTLQYKQIDGMPWKLVLLVPTSELYSEVQAMLYQQIIASIVLILLIAIVIFLIARYIRSEVQNMNGYLGSLANGDLTQTMAADTKDEFGEMAQYYNHSQQSLGGMVQRILSESEIVASTAEELTASVQEVNLSITNVATSMQDVAENTSKQHVVSEQLESVTTVLANDMHGVVNVLENAVQKSTTTSDIAAGGSKQIRTFVDEITQLHIQVENSANLVNSLKDQSAQINTMSQLISSITDQTNLLSLNAAIEAARAGEAGKGFAVVAGEVKALAEQTGHASQDIAKLVRNIQDQINEAVSMMEQSRTIAHNGIDSVQQAGVTFDTITNAIQDLKRTIEETSHNTTNAYGKLTEVIVTVQAIREQAIATNEHTLNVSAITEEQSSTMNEMAVASEQLAMLAQSLQEETGKFNV; encoded by the coding sequence ATGAAGAAATTATTAGGGAATCTCAAGATTGTCACAAAAATTGGTATACTTATTCCTATTATTACAATATTTCTAGTGAGTATGTCTATCATTAACTATTTGGGTGCATCGAATGAACTGGAAAATTCTATTGAAAATGAAATGTCATTATTGTCGGATAATGTAAGTAATTCAGTTGAAAATAAATTATATTCGCATAAACAGCTCATGTATAGTGCAAAGTCTGCAATAGAATCAATAGATAAGCCTATGAAAAGGGAACAATTTGTACGCTTCGTAGAGCAATTACTTCCATCAAACAAAGAAACATATGGTATGGGATTTTGGTTAGAGAAGGATGTTGCAAATGGCGAACTTTTTGGACCCTACGCCCATAAGGATGGCGAAAAAGTTATCTATACGGACATTTATGAAGATCCATCATATGATTTTCATACACAGGAGTGGTATACAAATAGCTTAAAATCAGCAGAAGTTACATACACGGAGCCCTATTTTGATGAAGCGTTAGGGGAAATGTTTATTTCATTTGGTATTCAATTAGTAAAAGGTAATGAGCCAATCGGGGTTATTACAGCAGATTACGTGCTCAATTCTATTCAATCCATCGTATCAGACGTCACTATCCGAGAAAGTGGATATGCCTTTTTAATGGAAGACAGCGGAAAATTTTTAACGCATCCTGATCCGGAAAAAGTGAATAATGAAACAGTTCAAAATTACTTGAATATGCCTATTGAAAAGTTAGCAAATGTGGAAGATTTAATAGAAATAACAATCGATGACGAAGAATATACGTTACAATACAAGCAAATTGACGGTATGCCATGGAAGCTCGTTTTACTTGTGCCAACCAGTGAGCTTTATAGTGAGGTACAAGCAATGCTATATCAACAAATTATTGCAAGTATTGTACTAATATTACTCATTGCTATCGTCATTTTCTTAATTGCACGCTATATACGCAGTGAAGTACAAAATATGAATGGTTATTTAGGTAGTCTAGCAAATGGCGATTTAACGCAAACGATGGCTGCCGATACAAAGGATGAATTTGGTGAGATGGCCCAATACTACAATCATTCTCAGCAATCATTAGGGGGTATGGTCCAGCGAATATTGTCTGAGTCAGAAATTGTTGCATCGACGGCAGAGGAGCTAACTGCAAGTGTGCAAGAGGTCAATCTATCTATTACAAATGTAGCTACATCTATGCAGGATGTCGCGGAAAATACAAGTAAACAGCATGTCGTTAGTGAACAGTTAGAATCCGTAACGACTGTACTAGCTAATGATATGCACGGTGTAGTGAATGTTTTAGAAAATGCTGTTCAAAAATCGACAACAACATCTGATATTGCAGCGGGCGGCTCAAAACAAATTCGCACATTTGTTGATGAGATTACACAGCTACATATACAAGTGGAGAACAGTGCTAACCTAGTAAATAGTTTAAAGGATCAATCCGCACAAATTAACACGATGAGCCAACTTATTTCATCTATTACTGACCAAACAAACTTGTTATCTTTAAATGCAGCTATTGAAGCAGCGCGTGCTGGAGAAGCAGGAAAAGGTTTTGCAGTGGTGGCTGGGGAAGTAAAGGCCCTTGCCGAGCAAACAGGCCATGCCTCACAGGACATCGCTAAGCTGGTGCGTAATATTCAAGATCAAATCAACGAAGCGGTCTCAATGATGGAACAAAGTCGTACAATTGCACATAACGGTATTGATTCTGTTCAACAAGCAGGAGTAACGTTTGATACGATTACAAATGCTATTCAAGATTTAAAAAGAACGATTGAAGAGACTAGTCATAACACAACAAATGCTTACGGGAAGCTTACAGAGGTAATTGTAACCGTACAAGCAATAAGAGAACAGGCAATAGCAACAAACGAGCACACATTAAATGTATCAGCTATCACAGAGGAACAATCGTCCACAATGAATGAAATGGCGGTAGCCTCTGAGCAACTTGCAATGCTCGCACAAAGTCTTCAGGAAGAAACAGGGAAATTTAACGTTTAG